A section of the Bacillus pumilus genome encodes:
- a CDS encoding Spx/MgsR family RNA polymerase-binding regulatory protein: MSDITFYSYPSCTSCRKTKHWLKANQIDFKERHLFRETPTLEELKKILSLTTEGMDEILATRSQAFKSLNLNINDLKVNEVLQLLIEKPKLLRRPIIIDGNKLVVGYNPGELMKLSKKKAIHQSVS; the protein is encoded by the coding sequence ATGAGTGACATTACTTTTTATTCATACCCGAGCTGCACGTCTTGCCGTAAAACAAAACATTGGCTAAAGGCGAATCAAATTGATTTTAAAGAGCGTCACCTTTTCAGAGAAACGCCAACCCTAGAAGAATTAAAAAAGATCCTTTCTTTAACAACAGAAGGAATGGATGAAATTTTAGCCACACGAAGCCAGGCTTTTAAAAGCTTAAATTTAAATATTAATGATTTAAAAGTAAACGAGGTTCTTCAACTTCTCATTGAAAAACCAAAACTGCTTCGAAGACCAATTATCATTGATGGAAATAAATTGGTAGTAGGGTATAATCCCGGAGAACTCATGAAATTATCAAAAAAGAAAGCGATTCATCAATCAGTTTCCTAA
- the comGB gene encoding competence type IV pilus assembly protein ComGB yields MAIYRKTPIIAGFMKKQASKAWSKKGQAECLSKLSQLIQAGYTLIEALTMVNIQLSNKQQQQLTPGIQWLLEGEPFYIVLEKLQFQREVIAILSFSEKHGSLATALEQSARFLEKKIKQTDMFKRMLRYPIFLIFTVLIVLILVQQMIIPQFSLLYSSMDTRMSWLIQGMFGLFQLLHVSLLLIGCACICLTGYYTFFFRKKSTLEKLRVLNRFPFLYKGMRLMHTYLFSLQLSGLLQAGLSMYESLLAFKQQSYLPFLQEISVQMIEELRKGESMAYQVSISPFFEKHFAAVIEHGEASGMLAREMYTYSQFLLENAELKIEKWVSWLQPVIYGLTAILILIVYLSILLPMYQLMEQV; encoded by the coding sequence TTGGCTATTTATCGAAAAACACCTATCATCGCTGGGTTTATGAAGAAGCAAGCCTCTAAAGCGTGGTCTAAAAAGGGTCAAGCGGAATGTCTATCAAAACTTTCTCAATTGATTCAGGCTGGATATACATTGATTGAGGCATTAACAATGGTGAATATTCAGTTGTCGAATAAACAACAGCAACAATTAACACCGGGCATTCAGTGGTTGCTCGAAGGGGAGCCTTTTTATATTGTGCTAGAAAAACTCCAATTTCAGCGGGAAGTCATCGCCATTTTAAGTTTCTCCGAAAAGCATGGCAGTCTAGCAACAGCACTTGAACAAAGCGCACGGTTTTTAGAGAAAAAAATCAAACAGACAGACATGTTTAAACGCATGTTACGTTACCCAATTTTCCTCATCTTTACGGTTTTGATCGTGCTCATTCTTGTTCAGCAAATGATCATTCCTCAATTTTCTCTCTTGTACTCCTCGATGGATACCCGAATGTCATGGTTGATTCAAGGTATGTTTGGACTTTTCCAATTGCTGCATGTATCTCTCCTTCTCATCGGCTGTGCGTGTATTTGTCTGACTGGATACTATACGTTCTTTTTTAGGAAAAAATCCACCCTTGAGAAGCTGAGAGTACTCAACAGATTTCCTTTTTTATATAAAGGAATGCGGCTCATGCATACGTACCTTTTCTCTCTACAGTTAAGCGGACTGCTTCAGGCTGGATTATCGATGTACGAGAGCTTGCTAGCTTTTAAGCAGCAAAGCTACTTACCCTTTCTTCAAGAAATATCAGTACAGATGATTGAAGAGTTAAGAAAAGGAGAGAGCATGGCATATCAAGTGAGCATTTCTCCATTTTTTGAAAAACATTTTGCAGCTGTCATCGAGCATGGTGAAGCGAGCGGAATGCTTGCAAGAGAAATGTACACGTACAGCCAATTTCTATTAGAGAATGCAGAGCTAAAAATTGAAAAATGGGTGTCGTGGCTGCAGCCGGTTATCTATGGTCTGACGGCAATTCTAATACTCATTGTGTATTTATCTATTCTTTTACCAATGTATCAACTGATGGAACAAGTGTAA
- a CDS encoding MTH1187 family thiamine-binding protein — translation MAIADVTIIPIGTETPSVSAYVADVQRILEGFQKEGKINYQLTPMNTLIEGELSVLFEVIQRIHEAPFEKGLHRVATNIRIDDRRDQTTTLTSKIESVNKHLNQ, via the coding sequence ATGGCCATAGCAGATGTCACGATCATTCCAATTGGCACTGAAACACCAAGTGTCAGTGCTTATGTAGCAGATGTACAAAGAATTTTAGAAGGTTTTCAAAAAGAAGGGAAAATCAATTATCAATTAACACCAATGAATACGTTAATTGAAGGTGAGCTATCCGTTTTATTTGAAGTCATTCAGCGCATTCATGAAGCACCTTTTGAAAAGGGATTGCACCGCGTAGCGACCAATATTCGCATAGATGACAGGCGGGATCAAACCACAACGCTTACAAGCAAAATAGAAAGCGTGAATAAGCATTTGAATCAATAA
- a CDS encoding M14 family metallopeptidase, producing the protein MKTTSFGKIEWQLDEEEKDHVAKQLGIGNAAFHLSNQISTEYLLLPGYRLPEGIHSFSSIGELQKFIAPYRLQQSDDWINGTFEYDSAQLEEELSRLKAAFPFLQISVIGHSVLDTPIYEIRTEPVQHLHSIHLNASFHANEWITTSVLIKWLKSLCLAASDPVQARHHEAIHILRTTALSIVPMVNPDGVDLVRNGPESLGLSSEEFTPLLGRYADYQEWKANIRGVDLNNQFPAYWEIEYYRHETKAPSNRGFPGYKPLTEPEAKAMANLALRKRFDRLVALHTQGEEIYWGFLGHEPAISKETVKRFEQVSGYKPVQYLDSYAGYRDWFIYQCHNEGYTVELGLGKNPLSMNQFDTIYEKTKRLLWEACKC; encoded by the coding sequence ATGAAGACAACGTCGTTTGGGAAAATTGAATGGCAGCTGGATGAAGAGGAAAAGGATCATGTGGCAAAGCAGCTAGGGATAGGGAATGCGGCTTTCCATTTATCCAATCAAATAAGCACTGAGTATCTCCTTTTACCAGGATATCGACTTCCGGAAGGCATCCATTCATTTTCTTCCATAGGTGAGCTGCAGAAATTTATTGCGCCTTACAGGCTGCAGCAATCGGATGATTGGATCAATGGAACCTTTGAATATGATAGTGCTCAATTAGAAGAAGAGCTAAGCCGGTTGAAAGCCGCATTTCCTTTTCTTCAAATTAGTGTCATAGGTCATTCAGTGCTTGATACACCTATATATGAAATCCGAACAGAGCCTGTTCAGCATTTACATTCTATTCATTTGAATGCCTCTTTTCATGCAAATGAGTGGATCACGACGTCAGTTTTAATAAAATGGCTGAAATCGCTTTGTTTAGCTGCATCTGACCCGGTGCAAGCAAGACATCATGAAGCGATTCATATTCTGCGAACCACGGCTCTCTCCATCGTACCCATGGTCAATCCAGATGGTGTGGACCTCGTACGGAATGGTCCAGAGTCACTAGGTCTCAGCAGTGAAGAATTTACACCGCTACTTGGAAGATATGCTGATTACCAAGAATGGAAAGCAAATATAAGAGGGGTGGATTTGAACAATCAATTTCCTGCTTATTGGGAGATCGAATACTACCGTCATGAGACGAAGGCTCCGTCTAATCGAGGTTTTCCTGGATATAAGCCGCTAACAGAGCCAGAAGCGAAAGCGATGGCAAATCTAGCGTTACGAAAACGCTTTGACCGGCTTGTTGCTCTCCATACACAAGGAGAGGAGATATACTGGGGCTTTCTTGGTCATGAACCAGCCATCTCAAAAGAAACGGTCAAACGATTCGAGCAAGTAAGCGGCTATAAACCAGTTCAATATCTTGATAGCTATGCAGGCTATCGCGATTGGTTTATTTATCAATGTCACAATGAGGGCTATACAGTCGAGCTTGGCTTAGGAAAAAATCCTCTTTCCATGAATCAATTCGACACCATTTATGAGAAAACAAAGCGATTGTTATGGGAAGCATGTAAGTGTTAA
- a CDS encoding STAS domain-containing protein: MKNEKSKQLYEFILKEAPVMTEEWLKTRTEEGSLYSKHASEETEKKLKEQNTAFIQTIAATLVTLSDKVENHLKKWSVDIARDRAVHEVPLYEIIGQFKIFRHIFCSRIETFTQETELEVTLQDVCQWNQHFHATFDDMIERLSEEYDRVTLSQLNAQREMIQELSAPVIPVSKEIGILPLIGEIDTYRAKIILESVLEQASRLRLTHLFIDISGVPVVDTMVAYQLFKVVDSAKLLGIETIISGIRPEIAQTVVKLGIDFSKVNTEHSLAKALEKRGFRIFEEQQQEAT; the protein is encoded by the coding sequence ATGAAGAATGAAAAATCTAAGCAATTATATGAATTTATCCTAAAAGAAGCCCCTGTCATGACCGAAGAATGGCTAAAGACAAGAACAGAAGAAGGCTCATTATATTCTAAGCATGCCTCAGAGGAAACGGAAAAGAAGCTGAAGGAACAGAACACAGCATTTATTCAAACCATTGCAGCAACACTTGTGACGCTGTCAGATAAAGTAGAAAACCATTTGAAAAAGTGGTCTGTTGATATCGCCCGTGATCGAGCAGTGCACGAGGTGCCGTTATATGAAATCATTGGACAATTTAAGATCTTCCGCCACATTTTCTGTTCGAGAATCGAGACATTCACCCAAGAAACAGAGCTTGAAGTGACCTTGCAAGACGTGTGTCAGTGGAATCAGCACTTTCACGCCACATTTGATGATATGATTGAGCGTTTATCAGAAGAATATGACCGCGTGACCCTTAGTCAGCTGAATGCACAAAGAGAGATGATTCAAGAGCTGAGTGCTCCTGTTATTCCAGTATCAAAGGAAATCGGGATTTTGCCACTGATCGGAGAAATCGATACGTACCGGGCCAAAATCATTCTGGAATCCGTGCTAGAACAGGCTTCAAGACTTCGTCTAACGCATTTATTTATTGATATATCTGGTGTACCGGTCGTTGATACGATGGTTGCTTATCAGCTGTTTAAAGTGGTGGATAGCGCGAAGTTACTTGGAATTGAGACGATTATATCAGGGATTCGCCCAGAGATCGCTCAAACTGTAGTGAAACTCGGCATTGATTTCTCAAAAGTAAATACTGAACACAGCCTTGCAAAAGCGTTAGAAAAAAGAGGATTTCGTATCTTTGAAGAGCAGCAACAAGAAGCAACATGA
- a CDS encoding DUF2626 domain-containing protein, which produces MNRMFRVLGFWTGIFAVMFYLGHMKDASLLFFGQTVLFVFLSYLNLSERMYIYIFGAYLTIFFAGFTYYSIFIMVPGTGH; this is translated from the coding sequence ATGAATCGCATGTTCCGCGTGCTTGGCTTTTGGACGGGTATTTTTGCTGTCATGTTCTATTTAGGGCATATGAAAGATGCATCGTTGCTGTTCTTCGGTCAAACCGTTCTTTTTGTATTTTTATCCTACTTGAATTTATCCGAAAGAATGTATATTTACATTTTCGGAGCGTACTTGACGATTTTCTTTGCCGGATTTACATATTATTCGATTTTCATCATGGTTCCCGGTACCGGACATTAA
- the comGA gene encoding competence type IV pilus ATPase ComGA, which produces MYGIEYLGQELLEEACRMRASDVHIVPKEKEASVSFRVDSDLIQQRTIDKKTGERLIAHFKFLSSMDIGEKRRPQNGSLTVMLRSGQVFIRMSTLPTVNDESLVIRILPQDHVPKIKHLSLFPKASTRLLSFLNHSHGLILFTGPTNSGKTTTLYSLIQFAKKNFNRNIITLEDPVETRNEEVLQVQVNEKAGITYAAGLRAILRHDPDMIVLGEIRDAETARTAIRAALTGHLVMSTLHAKNAKGALYRMLEFGVTMNELEQTMVAIAAQRLIDLTCPFCGETCQLYCKLNRPVRRTNVFELLFGKELGECIKEAKGEYAHSSYETLQRLIRKGVALGYLSKNTYHRWVYEEASL; this is translated from the coding sequence TTGTATGGGATTGAATATTTAGGACAAGAGCTGCTAGAAGAAGCATGCCGCATGAGAGCATCTGATGTGCACATTGTTCCAAAGGAAAAGGAAGCGTCGGTATCTTTCCGCGTAGACTCAGATTTAATCCAGCAGCGAACCATTGATAAAAAAACCGGCGAGCGGCTCATTGCTCATTTTAAATTTTTATCTTCTATGGATATCGGGGAAAAAAGGAGACCGCAAAATGGGTCATTAACTGTGATGCTAAGAAGCGGCCAGGTGTTTATTCGAATGTCTACCTTACCAACTGTAAATGATGAGAGTTTAGTGATTAGAATATTGCCACAGGATCATGTTCCGAAAATAAAGCATCTGTCACTATTTCCGAAAGCCTCCACCAGATTATTATCGTTTTTGAATCATTCGCATGGGCTGATTTTATTTACCGGTCCAACCAATTCAGGGAAAACAACAACCCTCTATTCATTGATCCAGTTTGCAAAAAAGAATTTCAATCGAAATATTATTACACTTGAAGATCCAGTAGAAACAAGAAATGAAGAAGTGTTACAGGTTCAAGTAAATGAAAAAGCCGGCATCACATATGCCGCAGGATTACGCGCTATTTTAAGACATGATCCAGATATGATTGTGCTAGGAGAAATAAGAGATGCTGAAACGGCCCGAACGGCAATTAGAGCAGCGCTGACAGGCCATTTAGTGATGAGTACACTCCATGCGAAAAATGCAAAAGGAGCCCTTTATCGTATGCTTGAATTTGGTGTCACAATGAATGAACTTGAACAAACAATGGTGGCGATTGCTGCGCAGCGATTAATTGATCTCACCTGTCCTTTTTGCGGAGAAACATGTCAGCTTTACTGTAAATTAAATCGACCGGTCAGACGAACAAATGTATTTGAACTGCTGTTCGGAAAAGAGCTTGGTGAGTGTATCAAGGAGGCAAAAGGAGAATATGCTCACTCGTCATATGAAACACTGCAAAGATTAATTCGTAAAGGAGTGGCACTTGGCTATTTATCGAAAAACACCTATCATCGCTGGGTTTATGAAGAAGCAAGCCTCTAA
- a CDS encoding MBL fold metallo-hydrolase, with amino-acid sequence MNWRRMPLGYVQANAYIWKNENGECLIFDPGGEAQKLISYVKEKQLTPLAVLLTHAHFDHIGAADEVRAEWGVPLYVHENEKEWLTNAELNGSARLIGNGITVKEAEKLITSEGTLQIGSFTLEMFHTPGHSPGSVSYYSAEEGFVISGDTLFEGGIGRTDLVEGSQEVLLQSIHNKLLSLPESTLVLSGHGGETTVLTEQEQNPFINGFSL; translated from the coding sequence ATGAATTGGAGAAGAATGCCACTAGGCTATGTACAAGCGAATGCGTATATTTGGAAAAATGAGAACGGAGAATGCTTAATCTTTGATCCAGGCGGTGAAGCACAAAAGCTGATTTCCTATGTAAAAGAGAAACAGCTCACACCGCTTGCTGTCTTACTGACACATGCTCATTTTGATCATATCGGTGCCGCAGATGAGGTGCGCGCAGAGTGGGGAGTGCCACTCTATGTACACGAGAATGAAAAAGAATGGCTCACGAACGCTGAATTAAACGGTTCAGCTCGATTGATTGGGAATGGAATAACGGTTAAAGAAGCTGAAAAATTAATTACGTCAGAAGGAACTCTTCAAATTGGATCGTTTACATTAGAGATGTTCCACACTCCTGGGCATTCGCCAGGCAGTGTATCTTACTATTCGGCGGAAGAAGGATTTGTGATTTCTGGTGACACGCTATTTGAAGGCGGCATCGGGAGAACAGATTTAGTAGAGGGCAGTCAAGAAGTGCTGCTTCAATCAATTCATAACAAATTATTGTCATTACCAGAATCAACTCTTGTTTTAAGTGGACATGGCGGTGAAACGACTGTACTCACGGAGCAGGAACAAAATCCATTTATCAATGGTTTTTCTCTTTAA
- a CDS encoding MFS transporter — translation MSAQSLWKRNFSYLFMSKMCKITADSLSFNTILWLLVLGGKGAIGTAFFIAVSFVPQAIVGPLITPMMKPHQLKFWMCFADLTRGAIILVIVISYFYGFTPLALVIGCMLLHSATGGSYEPASVSIIPKLVHEDLIQKANATIQSASHVVRLVTVTVCGVMIAFVGVGYTMLVIIPLYLLSALLVVIITYETEIIIDQAKKGLSYGKRLIRGFSLVRKHHILFPLAIFCVCSNFAAAPWEALSVIYLTEDLHSGPVIYSLIKVTTALGAFLMGFVLTKVKVNRYGLLFIGAGIVDGISFFITGMNAFLPLVFISAFALGAAISAVNVPEHTMIQLSVKAEDQPQVYAIINMISFFMIPLGALIGGYMATQFGSGYVIAAGGIIEAVSGICLLLFTKIGKVKRSDLTIERDKPSLNAT, via the coding sequence TTGAGTGCTCAAAGCCTGTGGAAAAGGAATTTCTCTTACTTATTTATGTCTAAAATGTGCAAAATAACAGCTGATAGTTTATCTTTCAACACCATCTTGTGGCTTTTAGTACTAGGCGGAAAAGGGGCAATTGGAACAGCCTTTTTTATTGCGGTTAGCTTTGTTCCGCAAGCTATTGTTGGGCCGCTAATTACCCCAATGATGAAGCCGCATCAACTGAAATTTTGGATGTGTTTTGCTGATTTAACTAGAGGAGCAATCATTCTTGTGATCGTCATCAGTTACTTTTATGGTTTTACGCCACTAGCACTTGTTATTGGCTGTATGCTGCTTCATTCGGCAACTGGTGGCTCCTACGAACCGGCCTCTGTATCCATTATTCCAAAGCTTGTCCATGAGGACCTCATACAAAAAGCGAATGCAACCATCCAATCAGCAAGTCATGTAGTCAGGCTTGTGACGGTTACGGTTTGTGGGGTCATGATTGCGTTTGTAGGAGTAGGATATACAATGCTCGTGATCATTCCTCTTTATCTCTTATCCGCTTTACTCGTAGTCATCATTACATATGAAACAGAAATCATCATCGATCAAGCCAAAAAAGGGCTATCATACGGAAAAAGATTGATTCGAGGATTTTCACTTGTGAGAAAGCATCATATTTTGTTTCCATTGGCGATTTTTTGTGTTTGTTCGAACTTTGCTGCCGCACCATGGGAAGCATTGTCTGTTATTTATTTAACAGAGGATTTACACAGTGGACCCGTGATCTATTCATTGATTAAAGTCACAACGGCACTAGGTGCATTCTTGATGGGGTTTGTTTTGACAAAGGTAAAAGTGAATCGGTATGGGCTGCTGTTTATAGGTGCCGGGATTGTTGACGGAATTTCGTTCTTTATCACAGGCATGAACGCATTTTTACCACTTGTATTTATATCAGCCTTTGCATTAGGTGCCGCCATCAGTGCAGTCAACGTGCCTGAACATACAATGATTCAATTGTCTGTAAAAGCAGAGGATCAGCCGCAAGTGTATGCAATTATCAATATGATTTCCTTCTTCATGATCCCATTAGGCGCTCTCATTGGCGGTTATATGGCAACACAATTTGGGTCAGGCTACGTTATAGCGGCTGGCGGCATCATTGAAGCTGTGTCAGGGATATGCCTGCTGCTATTCACAAAGATTGGGAAGGTAAAGAGGTCGGATTTGACGATAGAACGAGACAAACCTTCTTTAAATGCAACGTGA
- the comGC gene encoding competence type IV pilus major pilin ComGC yields MNDKGFTLLEMLIVMLVISILLLITIPNITRHHQTIQAKGCEGLKSMVSTQVMAYELEHDGRTPSLAELEKEGYVKKGLTCPNGKAIVIQNGHVKHE; encoded by the coding sequence ATGAATGATAAAGGATTTACTCTGTTAGAAATGTTAATTGTCATGCTTGTGATTTCAATTCTTTTACTTATTACCATTCCGAATATCACTCGTCATCATCAAACGATTCAAGCAAAGGGCTGTGAAGGGCTTAAATCAATGGTGAGCACACAGGTGATGGCATATGAATTAGAGCACGATGGCAGAACACCATCTTTAGCTGAATTAGAAAAAGAAGGCTATGTCAAAAAGGGATTAACGTGTCCTAATGGAAAAGCGATTGTCATTCAAAACGGCCATGTGAAGCATGAATAA
- a CDS encoding DUF2759 domain-containing protein, with protein MMLVIIFGLVTILAALGIYRSLKKVNVLAIAFAGATFLVFGWFTVMTIIYSGYPTAH; from the coding sequence ATGATGCTCGTCATTATTTTTGGTCTAGTCACGATTTTAGCTGCACTCGGGATCTATCGTTCACTTAAAAAAGTGAATGTACTTGCAATCGCTTTTGCTGGCGCAACATTTTTGGTTTTTGGCTGGTTTACTGTCATGACCATCATCTATAGCGGTTATCCAACTGCACATTAA